From Triticum urartu cultivar G1812 chromosome 2, Tu2.1, whole genome shotgun sequence, a single genomic window includes:
- the LOC125536504 gene encoding protein EFFECTOR OF TRANSCRIPTION 2-like has translation MPLVAAARLKREDCPRTKHDSLFSPWKVLVGPSDWEDHSAGKEGVQRYHTRNLPDNFPGLYELGIARPSYDGVRARRNRSVVVVVVYLGQADNVRARLQQYGRTGSHLDAGNPLATVGKAEVNTFTAGPGLFREVFSRGYSVMFRCALMGSKKAAEKTEAQLLGVFDYAWNKLQNGACRREEILLKLEQGSHRLSLLGRVRHLKQRVFGEKAGIKINSTGSVEISSGSMKNMLPRVRTFVGFRPRLVNSGDDLNEAIDIHRKCTPQANTAGNKQAHRRSEGYKVKKVDVIERRTAPIREAEAVCGVMLEDGSSCLEDPLEGRKRCELHKGRRVRVAYSRKVSSSSSTCPVAIPTVESIPQQTANPSKPDQAWQTSADQSKNLSTNAKEPSLQRSSLEAKEMKIGEAPTEDEAYGTSHAESQFHQDEPVGRKWFELLKAQKSASAPSLRGQGCQTREANDNASAICGAVTDNGYCKLAPVAGRERCEEHRGIEVTGASSAPCSGRSGWPSVCGARASDGSPCKNQPIAGRKRCALHKGQRACCASTPSVK, from the exons ATGCCTTTGGTCGCCGCCGCCAGACTGAAGCGGGAGGACTGCCCCCGCACCAAACACGACTCCCTCTTCTCCCCGTGGAAG GTTCTTGTCGGGCCGTCGGACTGGGAGGACCACTCCGCCGGCAAGGAGGGGGTCCAGAGGTATCACACACGCAACCTCCCGGACAACTTCCCTGgcctctacgagctgggcattgCAAGGCCTTCCTATGATGGTGTCAGGGCTCGCAGAAATCGATCGGTTGTCGTCGTGGTGGTGTACCTCGGGCAGGCCGATAATGTCAGGGCGAGGCTCCAGCAGTACGGACGGACAGGGTCACACCTGGACGCCGGGAATCCATTGGCTACTGTCGGTAAAGCTGAGGTGAACACGTTCACGGCAGGACCTGGATTGTTCAGGGAAGTCTTCTCCAGAGGTTACTCCGTGATGTTTCGATGTGCGCTG ATGGGTTCCAAAAAAGCAGCTGAGAAGACTGAAGCTCAGCTACTGGGAGTATTTGATTAtgcatggaacaaacttcagaaTGGTGCGTGCCGTCGCGAAGAAATACTGCTCAAGTTAGAACAGGGAAGCCATAGATTATCTTTGCTTGGCAGAGTTCGGCACTTAAAACAGAGGGTGTTTGGAGAGAAAGCAGGTATAAAGATTAACAGTACTGGGTCTGTTGAGATTTCATCTGGCAGTATGAAAAATATGCTTCCAAGAGTCCGCACGTTTGTCGGCTTCAGACCTCGTTTAGTTAACTCTGGTGACGATTTGAACGAGGCAATTGATATTCACCGGAAATGCACACCTCAGGCCAATACTGCTGGTAATAAACAAGCACATAGAAGGTCTGAAGGATACAAGGTGAAAAAGGTCGATGTTATTGAACGGCGAACTGCGCCGATAAGAGAAGCCGAAGCTGTTTGTGGAGTAATGCTAGAAGATGGTTCTTCTTGTCTGGAGGACCCATTGGAAGGAAGGAAGAGGTGTGAGTTGCACAAAGGTAGAAGAGTCAGAGTCGCATACAGTCGCAAAGTATCTTCTTCTAGCTCCACTTGCCCAGTTGCTATTCCAACTGTTGAATCTATACCTCAACAAACTGCTAATCCAAGCAAACCTGATCAAGCATGGCAAACCAGTGCAGACCAGTCCAAAAATCTGTCGACAAATGCTAAAGAACCATCACTGCAAAGGAGCAGCTTGGAAGCAAAGGAGATGAAAATCGGAGAAGCTCCTACAGAAGATGAAGCATATGGAACCTCCCATGCAGAATCTCAGTTCCACCAAGATGAGCCTGTTGGAAGAAAGTGGTTTGAGCTGCTCAAAGCACAGAAATCAGCCAGCGCACCATCGTTGAGAGGCCAAGGATGTCAGACAAGAGAAGCAAACGACAACGCATCAGCCATATGTGGAGCAGTGACAGATAATGGGTACTGCAAACTGGCACCAGTGGCAGGAAGGGAAAGATGCGAGGAGCACAGAGGAATTGAGGTCACTGGTGCTTCATCGGCACCATGTTCCGGAAGGTCGGGATGGCCATCTGTCTGTGGAGCTCGAGCATCCGATGGTTCACCTTGCAAGAATCAGCCAATCGCGGGGAGGAAGAGATGTGCGTTGCACAAAGGTCAAAGAGCGTGCTGCGCCTCCACGCCATCCGTCAAATAA
- the LOC125536506 gene encoding uncharacterized protein LOC125536506: protein MLPPQLPGPAGHLPLALAVTASFAISCSGRSRRRRRAKPKPIVFPPPPLRRLVSSSLRRLLPRPRPLRGGWLGRRGRRKAPAEDVVLLVLSLALGDRLAVLAEAWRASGLGQALGIWAAVWGGARRRKRTSGLRRLAALLLGIAFCALASHFRGAAFLEGLRKTGGSRKLARIFLH from the coding sequence ATGCTCCCGCCGCAACTCCCCGGACCCGCCGGGCACCTCCCGCTCGCCCTTGCCGTCACCGCCTCCTTCGCCATCAGCTGCAGCGGccgctcccgccgccgccgccgtgcgaAGCCCAAGCCCATCGTGTTCCCGCCCCCGCCTCTCCGCCGCCTGGTCTCCTcctccctccgccgcctcctcccgcgCCCGCGCCCTCTCCGCGGCGGATGGCTCGGGCGAAGGGGGAGGCGGAAGGCGCCCGCCGAGGACGTGGTGCTGCTCGTCCTCTCCCTGGCCCTGGGCGACAGGCTCGCCGTCCTCGCGGAGGCCTGGCGCGCGTCGGGGCTGGGCCAGGCGCTCGGCATCTGGGCGGCGGTGTGGGGAggagcgaggaggaggaagaggacgagCGGGCTCCGGAGGCTCGCGGCGCTGCTGCTCGGGATCGCGTTCTGCGCGCTCGCGTCGCATTTCAGAGGGGCGGCGTTCCTGGAAGGCCTCCGGAAGACGGGCGGCAGCCGGAAATTAGCGCGGATTTTCCTGCACTGA
- the LOC125536503 gene encoding SUMO-activating enzyme subunit 2 produces the protein MASAAAPASSEEAVKAAKVLMVGAGGIGCELLKTLALSGFSDIHVIDLDTIEVSNLNRQFLFRKSHVGQSKAHVARDAILKFRPNINIESHHANVKDAQFNVDFFKQFNVVLNGLDNLDARRHVNRLCLAAEVPLVESGTTGFLGQVTVHVKGKTECYECQPKPIPKSYPVCTITSTPSKFVHCIVWAKELLFAKLFGDKNQDNDLNVHSKDGSSSKSDVFERDVDEDLDQYAQRIYDHVFGYNIEVALENEETWKNRRRPNPVYIRDTLPEAVKQNGSSRDCSNDHEEPSAMASLGLTNPQEIWTLAENSRVLLEAFKLFFEKREKEIGNLVFDKDDQLAVEFVTAAANIRAHSFGIPLHSLFEAKGVAGNIVHAVATTNAIIAGLIVIEAIKVLRDDYKNYRMTYCLEHPTKKLLLMPVEPFEPNTSCYVCSETPLLLDVNTKVTKLKEVIDKIIKSKLGMNLPLVMIGSTLVFEDGDGLEEDEAANYALNLEKVLAELPAPVINGTKLTVEDFQQELSCSINIKHREEFDEEKEPDGMVLSGWSAPVEKQINSNGENKSAASSSSAHATDDTVEDPSKPGMKRKLDELLETKENCDASSSAQVVEDDDDCTMLDGNPALIKKKRLQ, from the exons atggcctccgccgccgcccccgcctccTCGGAGGAGGCCGTCAAG GCGGCGAAGGTTCTGATGGTCGGGGCTGGAGGCATCGGGTGCGAGCTCCTCAAGACCCTCGCGCTCTCGGGCTTCAGCGACATCCACGTC ATTGACTTGGACACGATTGAGGTCAGCAATCTGAACAGACAGTTTTTGTTTCGGAAGAGTCATGTGGGACAGTCAAAAGCCCAT GTTGCTCGTGATGCTATTCTGAAATTTAGGCCAAACATCAATATAGAATCACACCATGCAAATGTTAAGGATGCCCAGTTCAACGTTGACTTTTTCAAGCAGTTTAATGTAGTTTTGAATGGCCTTGATAACTTGGATGCTAGACGACATGTGAATCGCCTCTGCCTTGCTGCTGAAGTTCCATTGGTTGAGAGTGGGACCACTGGGTTTCTCGGACAG GTTACCGTTCATGTCAAGGGTAAAACAGAATGCTATGAATGCCAACCTAAGCCTATCCCAAAATCATATCCAGTCTGCACAATTACAAGCACTCCATCAAAG TTTGTTCATTGCATTGTTTGGGCAAAGGAGCTTCTTTTTGCTAAGCTATTTGGTGATAAGAACCAAGATAATGACCTTAATGTGCATTCAAAAGATGGCAGCAGTTCAAAGTCAGATGTCTTTGAAAGGGATgttgatgaagatcttgatcagtATGCTCAGAGGATTTATGATCATGTATTTGGTTATAATATCGAAGTTGCCTTAGAGAATGAAGAAACCTGGAAGAATCGGAGAAGACCAAATCCAGTATACATTAGAGACACATTACCTGAAGCAGTAAAGCAAAATGGTAGCTCGCGGGACTGCAGTAATGATCATGAAGAGCCTTCTGCTATGGCATCTTTAGGTCTTACAAATCCTCAAGAGATATGGACTCTGGCTGAAAATTCAAGAGTGCTTTTGGAGGCTTTTAAATTGTTTTTTGAGAAAAGAGAGAAG GAAATAGGGAACTTGGTTTTTGACAAGGATGACCAGTTAGCAGTTGAGTTTGTTACTGCTGCGGCTAATATCAGAGCTCACTCTTTTGGTATACCACTACATAGCCTATTTGAAGCTAAAGGTGTTGCTGGAAACATAGTTCATGCTGTGGCAACAACAAATGCTATAATAGCTGGTCTCATTGTTATCGAAGCAATCAAAGTTCTCCGGGATGATTACAAGAACTACAG AATGACATATTGTCTTGAACATCCTACAAAGAAGTTGCTCCTGATGCCTGTAGAACCTTTTGAACCTAATACATCATGCTATGTCTGCTCTGAG ACCCCTCTTCTGCTGGATGTTAACACTAAGGTCACAAAGCTTAAGGAGGTTATCGACAAGATTATAAAAAGCAAACTTGGAATGAACCTACCGTTGGTAATGATTGGCTCTACACTTGTTTTTGAGGATGGCGATGGCTTAGAGGAAGACGAGGCTGCAAACTATGCTTTAAACCTTGAGAAG GTCTTGGCTGAACTGCCAGCTCCAGTTATTAATGGTACAAAGCTTACCGTTGAGGATTTCCAGCAGGAGCTGTCATGCAGCATCAACATCAAGCACAG GGAAGAGTTTGACGAGGAGAAAGAGCCTGACGGAATGGTTTTATCTGGATGGTCTGCTCCGGTGGAGAAACAGATTAATAGTAACGGGGAGAACAAGTCGGCAGCTTCTTCATCCAGTGCGCATGCCACTGATGACACCGTTGAGGATCCATCTAAACCTGGGATGAAGCGCAAGCTGGATGAACTGTTGGAAACAAAGGAAAACTGTGATGCATCCAGTAGTGCTCAGGTTGTTGAAGACGATGATGATTGTACGATGCTTGACGGGAACCCAGCGTTAATCAAGAAAAAGAGATTGCAATAG